The genomic window GGATGTAGTAAGAGACCTTGGACTTTTTAAGCTAAGGATTTTAGCAAGTCTCAGTTTGACTAAGACAAAGTCCCAgaattcagtgattaaggttggtaagaaagaaatgatgcaAAGAGTGgtctcttttgaaaaatgaaaaaaaaaatcaatctgggagggaaagaccaaaacagaaacaatagcTCTTTAAATTCACTCTGAGCCAATGAGGACTCAAGTAGGAATTGGTCTGGGACCTATTGCTAACCTATCAAAGACATTCAGACAAAAAGTTGGActttgaggggatacccatcaattggagaatggttgaacaaattatggcatatgaatgtgatagcGTACTATTTTttcagtaagaaatcatgaatggatggacttcagaaaagcctgaaaggTCTTATATGAACTCATGTTGAGTGGGATAAGTggaaccagaggaacattatacacattgaCAGCAAGATTGTATAATGATCacctatgatggacttgctcatctcagcagtacaataatcaaagacagttctaggGGACTTTTGATGAAGAGTGCCACCCACATTTggagagggaactgtggagtctgTGCAAGCTAAAACtcacaattttcaatttttaaaatttgttttatgttttttgggTTTCATACCTctcatgttttattttccttttttgttctgattcttccttcacagcacgattaatatggaaatatgttcaacatggtTGTACGTACATAGCCTATTTTAGATtgttctgtcaggggagggggagagagggggagagagagatgtAACCTCAAGATTTTCCAAAGAAAAGATTGTTGAGAACCACCTTCACATGTAgttggtaaaataaataaatttgtttaaaaaaaaaagcctggaaagactttgcATGAAAGTAATgccgagtgaagtgagcagaaccaggagaacattgtgagatgatcagctataaaAGATGCAACTAAatgcagttcagtgatcaagaacaatcctaaATGACCTGCTACAAAAAATACCATTCAAATccagaaaaaaactatggagtctgaatgcagaacaaagcacacattctattcactttttcaatcttcttttaggtttttcctttatttctcatggttgTTTTTTACTCTTAGTTCTAactcctctttcacaacatgactaatatgtaaatatgctaaacacaattgtacatgtacaacccaTATCTGATTGTGTGCTGCcatagagaagagggaaggaaagggagggtgacAGAAAAATGTATCagaagcttgcaaaaggataaatgtcaAGAACAtccatctttgcatgtaaattGAACTGAACTTCTTGTCTGTCCCTATTTCCTCCCTGATAATAAGaagctaataatagcacctacctcacagggttgttagaAGGATAAAATTAGATGAAATTTGTAAAGTCTTCTGCAAACCATAAGATATAGCTATTTTATGAGAAAAGtatattcattaattcatccaTCCATATGAAGTTAAAGAAATTGTATCAGTATAAATATAGGAAGCACATTATGGATTCTTATATTCCATAGCAACATGGGTTCTTTAAATGCAAAGATTGCCTGGCACATAGTGGGTACTTATTACTTTAATTATcattaataacaatgataatagcatttaatgttagctatttttttaaataaaaattgactttttttctcatccaagttGTCGCTCCCTTGATTTATCCATAGACTGAGGACTTTCAGGGTGAACTGGTCCATGACCTCAAGTGAAAAATCCCTAGACTAGATATCCCAGACTAAGTTACTTTCTAACCTAGCATTCTATGGCTCCTGATTTCCATTATAAGgcatctttccctcctcctctccccacaaaaaaaatccCACTTCTTTATCCCCACACAAATTCTAAGATTGAGAAGAGTGACTTTGAGGGGCTCTTGAAATCTCTTAAGACTGGAAACAGGAGGAGGTAGGAGTTATTGGAgagttacttatttttttattttttacttttttttaggtgagAGTTAGTTAAAATTACAAATCATTTGGTAATTAACTTATAAAGAGAATGTTCTTACCCTTGAAATCAAAAATCTAgttaaaacaaacaaagcaaatcaacaacagcaacaacaaaaaacaaagggaggggagaaaaaagagacaaaggctGTCCTTCACTGCTGCTTTGGGtctcctttatttttccaactggaAATACCCAATCCCTAAAACTCCTTCTGGGTTGTGGTCGCCTCCTCTCGAGTCCTCCAAGCTCAAATACCCTGACCTGGCTCCAGGTCCTCGATATGCACACACCCCAGAGCATCTCCAGGGTGGGTAGACTGGTGCTCTGGGTTTTGGTACCCACGACTGCTCTCACTCTTGCACAGGCTCCCTTATGCTCCAGCTGTGGTTCTCCCCACTCCCACGAGAGGGCAGCTCCTCCCGCATTCATTGTGTCACGAGCCAGAGCCCAAGACCGAGACGGGGCCAGAGACTGAGCTCCAGGCTGAACAAGTAAGCGGTGGGAGGCCCTTCCCTAGGAGCCGGAGGCTGAGACTGAGCCAGCCCAGGCTGCAAGGCGGTTGTCAGTCTGAGCCCTTGGAAAAGCAGGTAAAGACCGGGGAGGACCTTAATCTCCAATGCCTTTGTTCGCAGGGACCGGGGTCTAGAGGACTGGGGAAAGGCCCGAGGCGGAGGGGTGGAttcccattttttccccatctccCTTTCTCCTAGCGAGGAAGTGTTCTCCCCTGCGCCTCAGTTCTCCAGGCTACTGACAGATTGAAAGGAGGTTATGTGTGGGGGAGGTGGGGCGAGAGGGGGGCTTCTGCGGGGCAGAATTCTCCCGCACGCATTCGCGGCTCTGAGACTCCTCCCAATCTCAGACCGGACCTACTCCAATAACATCCCCATGCGGACTTTTGGACCTGTCTTGGCTGCCCTACGGAGAAGAAATCGAGATACGGCCGAGTCCTGAGACCGCCTGACAGGTCATTGCCGGGATCTGAGTGGGGCTGAAAGGACCTGGGGGTGGGGGACGGTGCGGTTCTGAACCCTTCTTCGCATCTCGTtctatcgtgtgtgtgtgtgtgtgtgtgtgtgtgtgttcgggGTCGGGGAATGAGGGGGGTGCAGTATCATGGGCCTAGAGGGAGAACCATTCTCCCCCACTCATTTCTCCACTGCCTCACTCCTATCCCCATCAGCCCACTCTGTCCCTGTCTGCTCCCTCTCCCCCTGTTCCATATGTTCGAATCtgcttcttccccacccccacccccccatccccaGCCAAACCATTTGAGCTATGTTACTAAGGGAGAGGGAAGTGTGAGAGAGAGCCTCTCTGCGCCTCTGGGTCTCCTCTACTTACACAACTGCAAACAACCAATCTCTAGAGCTTCCTCTAGGCTGTGGTCACTTCTCCGGCATCCGCCAAGTTCAAATACCCTACCCTGGCTCCAGAGCCTCAATATGCACACATTCCATTTTGATCAAGGAGCAGGTTGTCGGGTAAGTTAGAAAGCTACCAGAACCTGGAAGAGTGGggaactcctccccccccaaaaaagcaggTTAATATTtaatcttaaattcttttttaaattcatttgccATACTTAAGTGTGTGAGTGGGAAGGATAAGATTGTGTTGGGATATTCAAATAGTAATGTGTGAAACAGATTAGGAGCAGGGTCTGGGCAGGAAAAAATGGCACCAAAAAAATCATATGAGGAAGACAAGGTTTAGAGGCAAGTCCTGAGGTAAGGAAGTAAAAGGTTATGACCCAAGGTCTTAGTTTTCAACATTATAGGTGTAGAGCTCTTCTAGTGAGTCCTTTTCCATGGTAGAGAAGCAGATCCAGGGCTCCACTTACTTAATGGACCTCCTCTTTTCTCTAATTCTAGAATGAAGCTAGGCCGAAGGTCGATTTGTAGCTTCTTGCTACTGTTCTTCACTGCTGCTTTGGGTCTCCTTTACTTTTACAACTGGAAATACCCAATCCCTAAAACTCCTTCTGGGTTGTGGTCGCCTCCTCTCGAGTCCTCCAAGCTCAAATACCCTAACCTGGCTCCAGATCCTCGATATGCACACATTCCCTTTAAGCTCAAAGAGCAGGTTGTTGGGTAAGTTAGACAGCAACCAGGACCTGGTTGAGTGGGggattccagtttttaaaaaaaggcagttTAACATTTAACTTTCAAttccttttgatttttcctgAGCCCATTTCACTTAGggcttattatttttaaaagctgtaaATTAAGTGGGCAGAGTACTAGAGCCACAGAGAGTGTAAATGAAATCATAAGTGATTTCAGTTGGAAAAGGAATCTTTGAGTGTATCAAGTTCATTTCACttgtaaataagaaaactgaggcaccgagaaataaaatatactttgccCAAGATCCAGCCGTCAAATATTGACTATAAGTGAGTGGCTTCCAGAACCAGTGCATTTAGAATTAGAGAACCAAGGTTCGGATCCcaactctgctacttactatctCAGGAGCCATTCTCCTCTCTGGGCTCCAGTTTACTTAACTGCAAAAACTGACAATGGGACTAGTTGACCTCTTTTCCAGTTCTCCTCTAACTGTGATCCAAAGGCATGTAAATCATCAGCATGGTAGGAGTTGCAGTGGAAGATTGTATTGTTACAAACCTCTCCCTTATATCCTGAAAGCGTTTCCTGTTATGGCTTTATATTTATTGTGGACGGGAGAAGACAAGGATTCATTTGGCATTTATGGgagttatttattaaatgctatttgAAGTGGTTCTAGGGTGCTAGAGATCTATGAATGATTGAGAAAAACCTCAAAGATGGTGAGCTGGGGTCCAGCTTCCAGTGCTATTCTTCTTCAATCTAGAGGTATTTCCTCCTTGATGAGAGATACCCCTATATCTTAGGGCAACTGGAATATTATCATAGCTTTACACTTTCCTGAAACTCTCCTGGAGTAGGAGAAGGAAAAGTTGAACTGAATCAATATTTGAACTGCATTAAATTTGTTTGTGATAAGAGGTAGCAACAGTTCTTGTAGTGATTTACTATCCATTCTGGGGAGAAGCAATGGGGTATAGAGACTTGCCAAGGTggcacaactactaagtgtctgtgggtgaatttgaactcaggtcttcctgactacaaggcccatgctctatccactgcaccctttTCCAAGATTTACTAGTTAAAATTAGACTTTgtggaaagaaaaattctaaactCTTAAATGAGACTAACATTTTAGAAGAATAGTGGAAGACATGAGTGTTTAAAAGCAGAGTTAACAAGAGTTTTGGGGAAGAAGATTTTGATTGGGTAGGTTTGGTAATAATTAATACATGGCTGGGTTTAAGGCAAAGTATGGAAATAGCATTCCTTCCAACTCCCCAGGTTACTGGCCCAAAACACCTGTAGTTGTGTGACCAGCAGAGGAGGACTTGGCTTCTCTCTCCCATTTCAACATCAAGTACACGCATTTGACTTCACATCAGCTTATAGACCTGAGGAGCTGCTGGCAGCCACTATTGCAAGAGATCGGGAATACCAAGCTTTCCAGGCCAGGTGTCAGGGGATTGAAGGGGAGAGGATAATTTCTGAGAAGGGGGAGGAGATGTGTGTGAGAATTCTGAGGATGGGAAAGGATAGAGGCACCAACTCCCTCTTAGCCTTCATCTATCCAATCTGACCACCTCCAGGGTCCAGTCTCCAGCTGACCAGATACTCATCGCTCCAGCTAACTCCCCACTTCAGTATCCCCTGAAGGGTGTGGTGGTTCAACCCCTAAAGACCATCTTGGTGCCAGGTACAGTAGGTGGGGGCAGGGAAAACAACAGGGCATTGCAATGGAGGATTGTGGTCATTGTATACACCTAGGAGGGAAGTGGCATAGGAATGGGAGGGGGAATTGAGTGATCTGAGGCATCCACAAGAGATATAAGGTCATTTGGGGGTAGGAATAGTGGAAAGCCATGGTAGGGAAGATACTCAAGGGTCTAGGGAGAAAGGTTTATAAAACTTCAGTAGTTAGGAAGGATAATTATTCCTCTGGAGGGAGGAATAAAGAAGGTGTCTGAATGAGATATGAAATTAGGTAAGGAGAATTAAGATCACtagcaaataaatatttgaatgaaaataaGTTTAAAGATAAGAGAGAATGTCCAGCTTGAGGTGGTCATATGATACCCAAAGTCCCTGGCATGACAGGGATAGGAATTGGCACCAGAATACAAAGGGACAGTTTCATGGACAGAATGAAGACAAGAATGTGGAGGAATAGAGAAGGCAAAAGAATGAATTTCAGAGGGTCTAATCAACCTGGCAAGATGCTTCTTGAGCATAATGTGATATTTTCCCTGACTCCCTCCTCTGTCTCCAGGTCTCAGCCTGCAAGCATCTGAGCAAGAAGTGTACCAGGTAAGAGAGCTGGACATAGGAAGACAGCATGAGATGAAATACTGGGTGAGGTAGTAGATTTAGGGGGCCAGAAGATAAAGTAGTGAGAGGAGAAGCATAGGAAAGCACATGGGTCTAACCCTGCCAGGCTCTGACTTTGTCTCTCCCACACATACTCAGGTAAACCTCTCGGCTTCTCTTGGCACCTGGGATGTGGCTGGGGAAGTGGAAGGAGTGATACTTCGAGGGGAGGGCCAGCTGGAACTCACTCTCTCAAGCCCAGAGTTAGACCGGCTCAACAAACAGCTTCAACTGGTCACCTACAGTAGCCAGAGCTACCAACCAGACACTGAAGACACAGGTGAAAAGGCAGTCCAAGCTCAAGGGGTGAATGAGGTGGGAGACTAAAATGCCTGGAGTTGGGGGAGGTGCTAAGACACAGTACAGAGCAGGCCATCTAGACAATAGACCCACTGAGCTCAGCCTTTGGGAGGGGAGAGTCATGAAAGGACCATTGTCTGGCTTGGGCAGAGagcaagaaagagggagaggaaaggaaaccCAATCTGTAgtcatcctccccccccccaacattacACACATTTCATTCTCACCCTCTCCAGTCCGGTTCTCCACAGATGGCCATGAAGCTGTCTTCACTATCCGAATCAAGCATCCACCCAGACCTCGACTGTACCCACCTGGGTCACCCCCTGAAGGAGGTAAGGCCAGAACTAGAGAGGTGGCTTTGGGGATGGTGAGAAGGATTTGTTCTGCTTGAAATCTCACTGGTAGCCTGGTTCTTTTTCCATTCTGACACCAGCCAAATATAATATCAGTGCTCTGGTCACCATCGCAACTAAGACCTTCCTTCGCTATGACCGTCTCCGAAACCTCATCAATAGCATCCGTCGTTTCTACCCAACGGTCACAGTGATCATCGCTGATGACAGTGAGCAACCCGAGACAGTCAATGGTCCTCATATCGAGCACTACCTCATGCCCTTCGGCAAGGTGGGTGAGAATGGGTGGGAGACAGTCCCACAACAATAGGGGGAGAGGTGCCGTGTTTATCTAAAGAAGACAGTGGACACTGGTGACTAAGAAATAGTGGGAGGATGGAGGAATAGGTTTAAtcactttcctctcctcccctagCAACTCTCATTTCCCCTAGGGATGGTTTGCAGGTCGGAATCTAGCTGTTTCCCAAGTAACCACAAAGTATGTGCTGTGGGTGGATGACGACTTCATCTTCACTGGACGGACGAAGCTGGAGAAGCTTGTGGATGTGTTGGAGAGGACATCTCTGGACTtggtagaaaaaaagagattaggatagggagagggaaggtagtaggtaaaggaaaagaagactGGGGAAAGGATGAGTTTGGAGGGGATGGAAGGAGGGCACCTGGGAGGTGTGTGAGGGAAGAAGTCAATTATATAAGGCCTACATGTCTAGCACTTCGTTAACTAAATGCTTTATCTAATTtgcttaagtgacttactcaggttcAAAtggttaggaagtatctgaagctggattttaactcagatctttctgatccTGGGGACAGgtgagtggcacaatggataatgTTCTAGGCctagaggaagacctgagttcaaagttgatcTCAGagacttgctagctgtgtgtgaccctgagaaagttacCTAACcctgtctgtctcaatttccttatctataaaataagctggaaaaggaaatggcaaaccattccagtatctttgccaagaaaatcccaaatgggaggggtggctaggtggcgtagtggataaagcactggccctggagtcaggagtacctgggttcaaatccggtctcagacacttaataattacctagctgtgtggctttgggcaagccacttaaccccatttgccttataaaaaaaaatcccaaatgggatcacaaagagttggatttcactgaaatgaatgaacaacttCTTCCTGATCCTAAACCTGGTTATCCTCAGTGCCACCAGTTGTCTTTCTCTAGGCTGAGAACTTAATAATGAAACTTTCCTCATCTCCTAAGGGagtagaggaaaggagaaaaagagagatttttAGAGATTTAAGAATTAATGGATGTGACTGAAAAGGGCCTATCACAGAAACCTTACATGCCTAACTTTTCCATTGTCCCAGGTCTGTGTATGGGTGTGGGATAGGTATGAAAAGGGAGAAGGCAGAGGCAGAAGCATCTAATTTTGTGAAGAGAGTACATGAGTGGGGAAAGAATGTGTGGAAGGAGCTGTGGTCTGATGCCCTTAGAAACCAGAAATGGTTCAGTCCCTTTCTACCCCACCCACTCTCATTCTTTCATCTTATCTTCCTTGCCTTTCTTATCTTTCCTCCACAATAATTCATAAAGTCCATTTATCTGCCATTTCCTGGTTTGTAACTGTACCTCCTATTCATGTCCTCTGTCTCCCTTCTGCCTTTTTCAGGTTGGGGGAGCAGTTCGGGAGATCACAGGCTTCTCCACTACTTATCGACAATTGTTGAGCATAGAACCTGGTGGCCCTGGCTGGGGAGACTGCCTCATTCAAAGGCGAGGCTTCCACCATGAGCTCCCAGGTTTCCCAGATTGTGTGGTCACTGATGGTGTTGTCAACTTCTTTTTGGCTCGAGTGGATAAGGTTCGAGAGATAGGCTTTGACCCTCGACTCAGCCGGGTGGCCCATTTGGGTATGTGACATTCCCTCCATATTTCTGCAAGCCCCCACCTTCACTGGGATTCACTAAACTAAAGATACAACTGGGTTCCTGAGCCTTAGTGAGGAAAAGTAACTCCAAAGCAGAGCTGGGACTTCTAGTCCAGTGAGCACCTAAGGTGAAAAGTTCAAAAGGGCGCAATAAGACAatgctggaaaaaaattaaaacaggttaatatattttttccttttttatagtaaatttttattggtaccttgtttttatatcacctatattTATCAACGTAGCCCTACTGCCTTGCCCCACCCTACATTTATTAACAAAGACTctctttaaaggaaagaaaagttcaGAAGAACCAACCTAGTCATCCATGTAGTTTACATTATCTATGGTGTTCCACCCCCTTAGTTCCCTAAGTTGcaagaaaatgaggaaggagccttctcttatctcttctttagaGCAAGACTTGGTTGTAATTTAATAGAATTggttttgttgcttttctttccttttacaatGTTATTCTCAGGTATATAGCTTTCCTGGTTCTACTTCACATCAGTTCacatcttcccatgtttctctgtattcattgtatttttttaaagtaccaaaatatgttatattttattttatcacaaCTTGTTGAGCTATTGCTCAATCAATCAATGGGATATACATATTAATTATAATGCGGGGAAAAAGGTTGCGTGTAggtattgatttttgtttgttcagTGTGGTAGGGTGAAGGTTCAATTGTCACATGTCCAAAGGACCTGTTTTCAAATCTTGTCCTGAGCACAGCACATACTTCCTTGCTCTGATCAAAggcttt from Macrotis lagotis isolate mMagLag1 chromosome 2, bilby.v1.9.chrom.fasta, whole genome shotgun sequence includes these protein-coding regions:
- the B4GALNT1 gene encoding beta-1,4 N-acetylgalactosaminyltransferase 1 isoform X2 → MKLGRRSICSFLLLFFTAALGLLYFYNWKYPIPKTPSGLWSPPLESSKLKYPNLAPDPRYAHIPFKLKEQVVGLLAQNTCSCVTSRGGLGFSLPFQHQVHAFDFTSAYRPEELLAATIARDREYQAFQARVQSPADQILIAPANSPLQYPLKGVVVQPLKTILVPGLSLQASEQEVYQVNLSASLGTWDVAGEVEGVILRGEGQLELTLSSPELDRLNKQLQLVTYSSQSYQPDTEDTDGHEAVFTIRIKHPPRPRLYPPGSPPEGAKYNISALVTIATKTFLRYDRLRNLINSIRRFYPTVTVIIADDSEQPETVNGPHIEHYLMPFGKGWFAGRNLAVSQVTTKYVLWVDDDFIFTGRTKLEKLVDVLERTSLDLVGGAVREITGFSTTYRQLLSIEPGGPGWGDCLIQRRGFHHELPGFPDCVVTDGVVNFFLARVDKVREIGFDPRLSRVAHLEFFLDGLGSLRVGSCSDVLVDHASKLKLPMAPWGTEAEIYAKYRYPGVTDESQVSKHKLLFFKHRLQCMTSD
- the B4GALNT1 gene encoding beta-1,4 N-acetylgalactosaminyltransferase 1 isoform X1, whose translation is MKLGRRSICSFLLLFFTAALGLLYFYNWKYPIPKTPSGLWSPPLESSKLKYPNLAPDPRYAHIPFKLKEQVVGLLAQNTCSCVTSRGGLGFSLPFQHQVHAFDFTSAYRPEELLAATIARDREYQAFQARVQSPADQILIAPANSPLQYPLKGVVVQPLKTILVPGLSLQASEQEVYQVNLSASLGTWDVAGEVEGVILRGEGQLELTLSSPELDRLNKQLQLVTYSSQSYQPDTEDTVRFSTDGHEAVFTIRIKHPPRPRLYPPGSPPEGAKYNISALVTIATKTFLRYDRLRNLINSIRRFYPTVTVIIADDSEQPETVNGPHIEHYLMPFGKGWFAGRNLAVSQVTTKYVLWVDDDFIFTGRTKLEKLVDVLERTSLDLVGGAVREITGFSTTYRQLLSIEPGGPGWGDCLIQRRGFHHELPGFPDCVVTDGVVNFFLARVDKVREIGFDPRLSRVAHLEFFLDGLGSLRVGSCSDVLVDHASKLKLPMAPWGTEAEIYAKYRYPGVTDESQVSKHKLLFFKHRLQCMTSD